The Thermoanaerobaculia bacterium DNA segment GCGAGAGGCCGCGTCGGCGGCCCCGAGAACGGTCGCCCGTCGGCGTCGAAGAGCCCCTGGTGACAGGGACAACGGTAGCGCTCGATCTCGGGGCGAAAGCGCACTTCGCAGCCCTGGTGGGTGCAGAGGAGCGAGCGCCCCGCGACCTGCTCCCCCTCCCAGCGCAGCTCCACCGGATCGCCCCGGTGCAGGACGCGCACACGGCCGCCCGGCGGCAGGGCGGAGAGCGGCAGCCGGGCCGGCGGGGGGCCGACCGGTTCGGGCGCGCAACCTGCGGTCGGCACGGCGAGCCCCGAGGCACCGGCGAGCCCGAAGAGGCGAGCGAACGCCTCTCGCCGGGTCGCCAGGACCCTGGCGCCTGCGGCAGGACGCTCGTGGTCGCTCATGGGCGGATTATCGATCCCGACCGCGTACCGACCGCCGCCCGGCCGGGTGGGCGGGCGGGCGGGTCCGCGGGGGTGGGAGCCCGGCGTGCCGCCGGGAGTAAGCTCCCGCCACGATGCCGATCGAGTCTCCTCCGGTGCCGCGTGCCACAGGCACGACCGCGGCTGCCGCGACTGCCGGGGAATCCCGCCCGGACGACTCCGCTCAGCTCCTGCGCCTGTGCATCCGCGGTGCCGTTCAGGGAGTCGGCTTTCGCCCGTTCGTCTACGGCCTGGCGCGCGCGCTCGGCCTCGACGGCTGGGTGCGCAACGATTCGCACGGCGTCGAGATCGCAGTCGAGGGCCCACGCCACCGGCTCGAGTCGTTCGTCGGGCGGATCGCGGCGGAGAAGCCGGCGCCGGCGATCCTGCACTCGGTCGCGGTCGAATGGCTGCCGGCCACGGGACTCAGCGGCTTCACGATCCGCGAGAGCGCGACGCGGGCCGGCACGAGCGCCGTCGTCTTGCCGGACCTCGCGACCTGCGCCGAGTGCCGGAACGAGCTCTTCTCTCCTGACAACCGCCGATTCCACTATCCGTTCACGAACTGCACACGCTGCGGGCCGCGTTTCTCGATCGTCCTCGGCCTGCCCTACGACCGGCCGTCGACGACGATGCGCGGTTTCGAGCTCTGCCCGGCCTGCCGCGCGGAGTACGA contains these protein-coding regions:
- a CDS encoding carbamoyltransferase HypF, encoding MPRATGTTAAAATAGESRPDDSAQLLRLCIRGAVQGVGFRPFVYGLARALGLDGWVRNDSHGVEIAVEGPRHRLESFVGRIAAEKPAPAILHSVAVEWLPATGLSGFTIRESATRAGTSAVVLPDLATCAECRNELFSPDNRRFHYPFTNCTRCGPRFSIVLGLPYDRPSTTMRGFELCPACRAEYEDPTCRRFHAQPNACPDCGPRLRTVSATGEPRAVRGAALADLATALGQGEIAALKGIGGFQLLCDARSPSAVTRLRERKRRPAKPLALMVRDVAAVRELCRLSPEEAALLASPQAPIVLLRRRELPGLLLAPEIAPGNPRLGVMLPTSPLHHLLLAAVDFPLVATSGNLSGEPIAIDD
- a CDS encoding ubiquinol-cytochrome c reductase iron-sulfur subunit, whose amino-acid sequence is MSDHERPAAGARVLATRREAFARLFGLAGASGLAVPTAGCAPEPVGPPPARLPLSALPPGGRVRVLHRGDPVELRWEGEQVAGRSLLCTHQGCEVRFRPEIERYRCPCHQGLFDADGRPFSGPPTRPLAVIQVRVEGGEIVVVDEPGS